The Candidatus Hydrogenedentota bacterium genome has a segment encoding these proteins:
- a CDS encoding efflux RND transporter periplasmic adaptor subunit, producing the protein MDSVEFHPFRGKWAAQILVSLALLSLAACGGKHGVSPATANLTPTAVTAPVETVAKQPFDLTFEAVGTVRSKTVSTVQSKAVGNVTAVHVVEGQTVEASAPLADIDDREAQAMVANTQAGLDAARKASQEAVQSAQAAQAAVAASKANLDLANATYERFKGLYEQKVVSRQAYDEAEAKQKSAAAELTRAQESMNAVQSRTQEAAARVQQAEAQVANAQAALSHTKVVAPYAGVVARKFVDVGDLASPGSALFELEDNKNYRIEAEVNESQSGQVAIGDKASVRIDAASPEALAGTVSEIVPAANTSSRSFTVKVDVPNSTALRSGQFGRVTFSHGTASVISVPAKAVVERGQLIGVFVVDGEGIARLRLIKTGKTLGERVEVLSGLNEGERVVVDNVANVVDGCRIAA; encoded by the coding sequence ATGGATAGCGTGGAGTTTCATCCTTTCCGGGGAAAGTGGGCGGCACAAATACTCGTTTCATTGGCGTTGCTTTCCCTTGCCGCATGTGGGGGTAAACATGGTGTGAGCCCCGCCACAGCCAATTTGACACCAACCGCTGTTACCGCCCCCGTGGAGACTGTTGCCAAGCAACCGTTCGACCTTACGTTTGAAGCCGTTGGGACGGTTCGCTCGAAAACGGTCAGTACTGTGCAGAGCAAAGCGGTCGGCAACGTGACGGCCGTTCACGTTGTTGAAGGCCAGACCGTGGAAGCGAGCGCTCCGTTGGCCGACATAGACGACCGCGAAGCCCAGGCGATGGTCGCGAACACTCAAGCCGGTCTGGACGCCGCGCGCAAAGCCTCTCAGGAAGCCGTACAGTCCGCGCAAGCGGCCCAGGCTGCCGTGGCTGCGAGTAAGGCCAATCTCGATCTCGCAAACGCCACCTATGAGCGCTTCAAGGGCTTGTACGAACAGAAGGTTGTGAGCCGTCAGGCCTACGACGAGGCCGAAGCAAAACAGAAAAGCGCTGCCGCGGAATTGACCCGAGCGCAGGAATCGATGAACGCGGTGCAGAGCCGTACTCAGGAAGCGGCCGCGCGCGTGCAACAAGCCGAAGCGCAGGTCGCGAACGCGCAAGCCGCACTGAGCCACACGAAGGTCGTTGCGCCATACGCGGGCGTTGTGGCGAGGAAGTTTGTCGATGTCGGCGATTTGGCATCGCCGGGATCGGCCTTGTTCGAGTTGGAGGACAACAAGAACTATCGGATTGAGGCCGAGGTCAACGAGTCCCAGTCAGGGCAGGTCGCAATCGGCGACAAGGCCAGCGTGCGCATCGACGCCGCAAGTCCCGAAGCCTTGGCGGGCACCGTGAGCGAAATCGTTCCGGCCGCCAACACGTCAAGCCGGTCGTTTACCGTAAAGGTGGACGTGCCGAATTCGACGGCCTTGCGCTCGGGACAGTTTGGCCGCGTTACCTTCTCGCATGGCACGGCCAGTGTCATCAGCGTTCCAGCAAAAGCGGTCGTCGAGCGCGGCCAGCTCATTGGTGTTTTCGTTGTGGACGGAGAAGGGATCGCTCGGCTGCGATTGATAAAGACGGGCAAGACTCTCGGCGAACGCGTTGAAGTGCTTTCCGGATTAAACGAAGGCGAGCGTGTGGTCGTTGACAACGTGGCGAACGTGGTCGACGGCTGCCGCATCGCGGCGTAA